The proteins below come from a single Drosophila busckii strain San Diego stock center, stock number 13000-0081.31 chromosome X, ASM1175060v1, whole genome shotgun sequence genomic window:
- the LOC108606898 gene encoding segmentation protein Runt has product MHLPAGPTLVANTNAHSQVLAAAAAAAAAAAAAVSNNNNVSNISTHSASSTGSSTPDNTHNSTSSSSNNNTTNSSNSNSNSNSNNNNNNSSSNSAKMPSSMTDMFASLHEMLQEYHGELAQTGSPSILCSALPNHWRSNKSLPGAFKVIALDDVPDGTLVSIKCGNDENYCGELRNCTTTMKNQVAKFNDLRFVGRSGRGKSFTLTITIATYPVQIASYSKAIKVTVDGPREPRSYGYPHPGAFNPFMLNPAWLDAAYMTYGYADYFRHQQAAAAAVHHPALAKSQGSPNGSSQPTAPNQLGGNTNQW; this is encoded by the exons atgCATTTACCCGCGGGACCCACTTTGGTTGCTAATACCAATGCGCATAGCCAagtgctggcagcagcagcagccgccgcagcagcagcagcagcagcagttagcaacaataataatgttagcaacataagcacacacagcgccagcagcacgGGCAGCTCTACGCCGGATAATACACAcaacagcacaagcagcagcagcaacaacaacacaaccaacagcagcaacagcaacagcaacagcaacagcaacaacaacaacaacaattcgagCTCCAACTCTGCTAAAATGCCCAGCTCCATGACCGACATGTTTGCCAGTCTGCATGAAATGCTCCAAGAATATCATGGGGAACTGGCCCAGACTGGTTCACCCTCCATATTGTGCAGTGCTCTGCCCAATCATTGGCGCTCCAACAAATCGCTGCCCGGCGCCTTCAAAGTGATCGCACTCGATGATGTGCCCGACGGCACTTTGGTGTCCATCAAATGCGGCAACGATGAAAATTATTGTGGGGAGCTGCGCAATTGCACGACCACGATGAAGAATCAGGTGGCCAAGTTTAATGACTTGCGTTTCGTGGGACGTTCGGGGCGTGGCAAATCGTTTACGCTCACCATTACCATTGCCACATATCCGGTGCAGATCGCCAGCTATAGCAAGGCCATCAAGGTTACGGTCGACGGGCCGCGTGAGCCAAGAA GCTATGGCTATCCACATCCCGGCGCCTTCAATCCGTTCATGCTCAATCCCGCTTGGCTGGATGCTGCCTACATGACCTACGGCTATGCGGATTACTTCCGCCATCAGcaagcagccgccgctgcagtGCATCATCCAGCGCTAGCCA